A region from the Leptospirillum ferriphilum ML-04 genome encodes:
- a CDS encoding NAD(+)/NADH kinase has translation MTKNASRQPISSVGIFTKPHRSDDIRLILESLIPWLEKQGISVYLDLEGSKTLPSTTGWTKEEIVRRADLVLVLGGDGTLLAAAGVVADHQLEKAKSSLPPPILGINLGNLGFLTEIQTSEIFDVLTKVLDGHYLTEKRLMLMTRIIRHGHSISESHVLNDVVINQGSKARLVEFDIYMDSLFVTSLKGDGVIFSTPTGSTAYNLSAGGPIVYPEMDGIIMTPICPHTLTHRPLLLPDQTRLEILIKKGDSVIVTFDGQVDHPLVAGDLIEITRSPAMTTLIVSPDRNYFEILRDKLKWGDRSHN, from the coding sequence ATGACAAAAAATGCCTCACGACAACCGATCTCCTCTGTCGGAATCTTTACCAAACCTCACAGGTCTGACGATATTCGTCTTATACTCGAATCCCTCATCCCGTGGTTGGAAAAACAGGGAATTTCCGTTTACCTCGATCTGGAAGGCTCCAAAACACTTCCCTCGACAACGGGGTGGACAAAGGAGGAAATTGTTCGCCGGGCCGACCTTGTCCTCGTCCTCGGGGGAGACGGAACGCTCCTTGCCGCTGCCGGGGTGGTCGCAGACCATCAGCTTGAAAAAGCGAAATCTTCTCTTCCTCCTCCGATTCTCGGGATTAACCTCGGCAATCTTGGCTTCCTGACGGAGATTCAGACATCCGAGATCTTTGATGTGTTGACAAAAGTCCTGGACGGACATTACCTGACAGAAAAACGTCTCATGCTCATGACACGGATCATTCGGCACGGGCATTCCATCAGCGAATCCCATGTCCTGAACGATGTCGTCATCAATCAAGGGTCGAAAGCTCGTCTGGTGGAATTCGACATTTATATGGATTCACTCTTCGTTACCTCACTGAAAGGGGACGGTGTCATTTTTTCAACCCCAACCGGATCAACCGCCTATAACCTTTCCGCAGGTGGTCCCATCGTTTATCCGGAAATGGACGGAATCATCATGACACCGATTTGTCCGCACACACTCACCCATCGGCCCCTCCTTCTCCCCGACCAGACACGTCTCGAGATTCTCATTAAAAAAGGGGATTCGGTCATCGTCACATTTGACGGACAGGTCGATCACCCCCTTGTCGCAGGAGACTTGATCGAAATCACCCGATCGCCCGCCATGACGACCCTGATCGTATCGCCAGACAGGAACTATTTTGAGATATTGCGGGACAAGTTAAAGTGGGGAGACCGGTCGCACAACTAG
- a CDS encoding LPS-assembly protein LptD, producing MADHIRFNHRTHLIHANGHAFLQRGNLYLQADQLILDKKTNVVWASGHVRFRAPKTLMTGPRMKMNLETGHATVYDGKVQTTQFYNQGNIRQEYTYYIHGKTIERVTPEHFHVIDGGVTTCDCLPNTSPTWLLSTDNGDVYLGDHFSSVGDTLDIKGIPAIYLPYFSFPTAPKKSGFLFPFVQFNNIQGVVFYDSFFWNLDPSYDLTFTFDEMSNFGLGEGITYRQSISSNQNLSFNILQQGVDDPALNLHSNIMSTTDLYSYMGENTTVVGNINYVSAQDFYQLMSAGSTMTFSPMMMSSVFANFYQDDSEINLAGIYNEDIFPGLNTNVSKLPQGSSNLYDYRLGDSPFYFSSFLSGVMFQSGSIYLQRGVIEPSLDGSFSLGDGALLISPHARVLESAYSTTYTTLSPYAQTIPNFGVTAESTLERNFTLPAFLGGGTLTHQIQFDTDYEYAPQNNETPIIQSGYTDNILGMNTLYYAVTNRFFYNGSHGSEELLSLKLAEDYQLGTEPYNSTPVDYAGQLLPNPFLPLNQPFSPVYASAHILPGNPVSVFGEGFFNPQQGDFQTEDTAIVLNQAALMDSPILFQFQIGQTGIRQGGVPMMGNFFSPTAMTVAYDQPEDVNFLVPAINFTTKMGIFGGIAYYDDLGRGASAGIQMESFNGGYNGKCWSAAFMYYVVQEPAPLPAQTGFGFTLSLNGIAALAPIINPIMPLPVP from the coding sequence TTGGCGGACCATATCCGATTCAATCACCGGACGCATTTGATCCATGCCAATGGCCATGCCTTTCTGCAGAGAGGAAACCTTTATCTTCAAGCCGATCAATTGATCCTCGACAAGAAGACAAATGTCGTGTGGGCATCCGGCCATGTTCGTTTCCGGGCTCCGAAAACGCTGATGACAGGTCCCCGGATGAAAATGAATCTTGAAACCGGGCATGCGACCGTCTACGACGGAAAAGTCCAGACGACCCAGTTCTACAATCAGGGAAATATCCGCCAGGAATATACCTATTATATTCATGGAAAAACGATCGAGAGGGTTACACCGGAGCACTTTCATGTGATCGACGGTGGTGTCACCACCTGCGACTGCCTGCCGAATACATCCCCGACCTGGCTTCTGTCGACGGACAACGGGGATGTCTATCTGGGGGACCATTTTTCGAGCGTGGGAGACACTCTGGACATCAAGGGCATCCCGGCCATTTACCTTCCTTATTTTTCCTTCCCTACGGCTCCAAAAAAGTCGGGATTCCTCTTCCCCTTTGTTCAGTTCAACAATATTCAGGGGGTTGTGTTTTACGACTCCTTTTTCTGGAATCTCGATCCCTCTTACGATCTGACATTTACCTTTGATGAAATGTCAAATTTTGGTCTGGGGGAAGGGATCACCTATCGGCAGTCGATTTCTTCCAACCAGAACCTCAGTTTCAATATTTTGCAGCAGGGAGTGGATGATCCGGCACTGAACCTTCACAGCAATATCATGTCGACGACAGACCTGTATTCCTATATGGGTGAAAATACAACGGTTGTCGGCAACATAAATTATGTGAGCGCTCAGGACTTCTACCAGCTGATGAGCGCCGGCAGCACGATGACGTTCAGTCCGATGATGATGTCGAGTGTTTTCGCCAATTTTTATCAGGACGACAGTGAAATCAATCTGGCCGGCATCTATAACGAAGATATTTTTCCGGGTTTGAACACGAATGTCTCAAAGCTTCCTCAGGGGAGCAGCAACCTCTATGACTACCGTCTTGGAGATTCGCCGTTTTACTTTTCCTCCTTTCTCTCCGGCGTGATGTTCCAATCCGGGTCGATCTACCTGCAGAGGGGGGTGATAGAGCCCAGCCTGGACGGAAGCTTCTCTCTGGGAGATGGGGCACTTCTGATCTCACCGCATGCCCGTGTTCTCGAGTCGGCCTACAGTACGACATATACGACGTTGTCCCCCTATGCCCAGACGATTCCCAACTTTGGAGTGACAGCCGAATCCACCCTGGAGAGAAACTTTACTCTCCCGGCTTTTCTGGGTGGAGGGACCCTCACGCATCAGATCCAGTTTGATACAGATTATGAGTATGCTCCCCAGAACAATGAGACTCCCATTATCCAGAGCGGATATACAGACAATATTCTCGGAATGAACACGCTCTATTATGCTGTCACGAACAGGTTCTTCTACAACGGTTCCCATGGCTCGGAAGAATTGTTGTCCCTTAAACTTGCAGAAGACTATCAGCTGGGAACCGAGCCATATAATTCAACGCCCGTTGATTATGCGGGACAACTTCTGCCGAATCCTTTTCTCCCTCTCAATCAGCCGTTTTCTCCTGTTTATGCGTCTGCCCACATCCTTCCCGGAAATCCGGTCTCCGTTTTTGGGGAAGGATTCTTCAATCCCCAGCAGGGAGACTTCCAGACGGAGGATACGGCGATTGTGCTCAATCAGGCGGCCCTGATGGATTCCCCGATCCTCTTCCAGTTTCAGATCGGACAAACAGGCATTCGTCAGGGGGGCGTTCCCATGATGGGCAATTTTTTCAGTCCGACAGCGATGACCGTTGCGTATGACCAGCCGGAGGATGTCAATTTTCTCGTCCCGGCCATCAATTTTACGACCAAGATGGGCATTTTCGGAGGGATTGCCTATTACGATGATCTCGGGAGAGGAGCTTCCGCCGGCATTCAGATGGAATCGTTCAATGGAGGGTATAACGGAAAATGCTGGAGTGCTGCTTTCATGTATTATGTGGTCCAGGAACCCGCCCCTCTTCCCGCACAGACAGGCTTCGGATTTACGCTATCCCTGAATGGGATTGCTGCTCTGGCCCCGATCATCAATCCGATCATGCCTCTGCCCGTTCCCTGA
- a CDS encoding M14 family metallocarboxypeptidase yields MEQIFDPGTLLKEMTSAAEKAGANKIRVKGQVAWEGKSVPILKILFRSKPENPRVLLSAGIHGDEPAGPHSVLSLLRAWKETPLSTFLQEINLDLFPMINPSGLDKNTRENAAGIDLNREFAKGHPAHEVRLLMNDLRHRRYDLSVEFHEDIDARGFYLYEHFPDAKDPFAPSIISRLEENGLTILKDPVIEGMPAQNGIIHPGKGRKRSHFRRHGWPMAIYMFRHGTPRTITLETPTTAPLDQRIRMHRLAFETALEKLLQSKKM; encoded by the coding sequence ATGGAGCAGATATTCGATCCGGGAACTCTTCTGAAGGAAATGACTTCCGCTGCGGAAAAGGCAGGGGCGAACAAGATTCGGGTAAAAGGGCAGGTCGCCTGGGAAGGAAAGAGCGTTCCGATCCTCAAGATCCTTTTTCGGTCAAAACCGGAAAACCCCCGTGTTCTGTTATCAGCCGGTATTCACGGAGACGAGCCGGCCGGCCCCCATTCCGTTCTCTCACTTCTTCGGGCCTGGAAGGAAACCCCGCTTTCAACCTTTCTGCAGGAAATCAATCTTGATCTGTTTCCGATGATCAATCCCTCCGGACTGGATAAAAACACCCGGGAGAATGCGGCAGGAATCGATCTGAACCGCGAATTTGCAAAGGGACACCCTGCACACGAGGTTCGCCTTCTGATGAATGACCTTCGACACAGGAGATATGACCTGTCCGTAGAATTTCATGAAGATATTGACGCCAGGGGGTTCTATCTCTATGAACATTTTCCGGACGCCAAAGATCCGTTCGCGCCTTCCATCATTTCCAGGCTGGAAGAAAACGGGTTGACAATCCTGAAGGATCCCGTGATTGAGGGAATGCCGGCACAAAACGGAATTATCCATCCGGGAAAAGGGCGCAAAAGGTCCCACTTTCGCCGGCACGGCTGGCCCATGGCAATCTACATGTTCCGGCATGGTACTCCCCGAACGATCACTCTGGAAACTCCCACCACGGCTCCGCTTGACCAGCGGATCCGAATGCATCGACTGGCCTTTGAAACCGCCCTCGAAAAACTTCTTCAATCCAAAAAAATGTAA